One stretch of Thermus filiformis DNA includes these proteins:
- a CDS encoding MalT transcriptional regulator family protein yields the protein MPYRVPKLRLLPPRLPHEVERHRLKRLLEEAWARSPALVLAAGAGYGKTTLLVPYGGVYVALGKEAQDPVVLLWHLVAAYRGRGEGFGELEEVLDRGSWPLALEGLLEALLVLPPHLLVVDEAHLGVGRESLRVFLALLRVPTLRLAFLSRRLEPFEALGRVLTERELAFDPEEAWALAQVLAPELPGYEVERAQSLTRGWPLGLRLMLLAMRKGLRAEEVWREGEPRAALGHLLLASLPEEVQALAARLSVREEVGLEEAHPLLPYAEDLALERLEARLRFHPLVRAALMDRLPEGERRALLNRAAEEALGRGEALRAAQFLLEAGRLGHAADLLLAHGEEFLSQGLTHSVLGLLEALPEEVVQARPGLLLLLAEALRQASRYREAEAAYRAALARGLGRAYLGWARLYLDTVEPAKARPLLEEALRLYPEEARPLLAENLLNEGRVEEAARMGFAGPRLLLRLGRPWEALALLRAEPPASLAERSRPPLHHREGSLLRALLEAVSGSAEEAVRQAERGRWEAQVLESPFGVALAEARRGHALLALGRLEEALQAYRAALALAQGGPPRLQVEALGGLAALLEDWEEPFAQMVRLARASGDAWVEAFMTLTVAMARLRQGQEIGLPHLVGADPFLRALAEAYPFRDRGHDLLLSHPFLAEKTLFALPPERARRLLWEAGRLDVSYHPGVRVEVRAYGGFRVLVGGRPVRFRRRKTELMLALLLEKAWRREELQEALEVSGGEFRVLFSEALGLLEPGRPPRAPSYFLSADPCRLNPVPELYVDLWDPGAPFAPPYLGLDHPFLEEAALARTEAHRKRLLMSPDPQDWLQALLLDPLDEEAYLRLRTTPLAQRAEEVRREALRAL from the coding sequence ATGCCTTACCGGGTACCCAAGCTCCGGCTCCTCCCTCCCCGCCTTCCCCACGAGGTGGAGCGGCACCGGCTCAAACGCCTACTGGAGGAGGCCTGGGCCCGTTCCCCGGCCCTGGTCCTGGCCGCCGGGGCCGGGTACGGCAAGACCACCTTGCTGGTGCCCTACGGCGGGGTGTACGTGGCCCTGGGGAAGGAGGCCCAGGACCCGGTGGTCCTCCTCTGGCACCTGGTGGCGGCGTACCGGGGCCGGGGGGAGGGGTTCGGGGAGCTGGAGGAGGTCCTGGACCGGGGGAGCTGGCCCCTGGCCCTGGAGGGGCTGTTGGAGGCCCTTCTGGTCCTTCCCCCCCACCTTCTAGTGGTGGACGAGGCCCACCTGGGGGTAGGGCGGGAGAGCCTCCGGGTCTTCCTGGCCCTTTTGCGGGTGCCCACCCTTCGCCTGGCCTTCCTTTCCCGCCGCCTCGAGCCCTTTGAGGCCCTGGGCCGGGTCCTGACGGAGCGGGAGCTGGCCTTTGACCCGGAGGAGGCCTGGGCCCTGGCCCAGGTCCTGGCCCCCGAGCTCCCCGGGTACGAGGTGGAGCGGGCCCAGAGCCTGACCCGGGGCTGGCCCCTGGGCCTAAGGCTCATGCTCCTGGCCATGCGCAAGGGGCTGCGGGCGGAGGAGGTCTGGCGGGAGGGGGAGCCCCGGGCGGCCCTGGGCCACCTCCTTCTGGCCTCCCTCCCCGAGGAGGTCCAGGCCCTGGCCGCCCGGCTTTCCGTGCGGGAGGAGGTGGGGCTGGAGGAGGCCCACCCCCTCCTCCCGTACGCGGAGGACCTGGCCCTGGAGCGCCTCGAGGCCCGGCTCCGCTTCCACCCCCTGGTGCGGGCCGCCCTCATGGACCGCCTGCCGGAGGGGGAGCGCCGGGCCCTCCTCAACCGGGCGGCGGAGGAGGCCCTGGGCCGGGGGGAGGCCCTGCGGGCCGCCCAGTTCCTCCTGGAGGCGGGCCGGCTCGGCCACGCCGCCGACCTGCTTTTGGCCCACGGGGAGGAGTTCTTGAGCCAGGGGCTCACCCACAGCGTTCTGGGCCTCCTGGAGGCCCTGCCCGAGGAGGTGGTCCAGGCCCGGCCGGGGCTCCTTCTCCTCCTGGCCGAGGCCCTGCGCCAGGCCTCCCGCTACCGGGAGGCGGAGGCGGCCTACCGGGCGGCTTTGGCCCGGGGTCTGGGCCGGGCCTACCTGGGCTGGGCCCGGCTTTACCTGGACACGGTGGAGCCCGCCAAGGCTCGCCCCCTCCTGGAGGAGGCCCTCCGCCTTTACCCCGAGGAGGCTCGGCCCCTCCTGGCGGAGAACCTCCTGAACGAGGGGCGGGTGGAGGAGGCGGCCCGGATGGGGTTCGCTGGCCCCAGGCTCCTTTTGCGGCTGGGCCGGCCCTGGGAGGCCCTCGCCCTCCTCAGGGCCGAGCCTCCGGCCTCCTTGGCGGAGCGTTCCCGCCCGCCCCTCCACCACCGGGAGGGGAGCCTGCTCCGGGCCCTTTTGGAGGCGGTCTCGGGGAGCGCGGAGGAGGCGGTGCGCCAGGCGGAGCGGGGCCGGTGGGAGGCCCAGGTCCTGGAAAGCCCCTTCGGGGTGGCCCTGGCCGAGGCCCGCCGGGGGCACGCCCTCCTGGCCCTGGGCCGCCTCGAGGAGGCCCTCCAGGCCTACCGGGCCGCCCTGGCCCTAGCCCAGGGGGGGCCGCCCCGGCTCCAGGTGGAGGCCCTGGGGGGGCTCGCCGCCCTTCTAGAGGACTGGGAGGAGCCCTTCGCCCAGATGGTCCGGCTGGCCCGGGCCTCGGGCGACGCCTGGGTGGAGGCCTTCATGACCCTGACGGTGGCCATGGCCCGGCTCCGGCAGGGCCAGGAGATCGGCCTTCCCCACCTGGTGGGGGCGGACCCCTTCCTGCGGGCCCTGGCCGAGGCCTACCCCTTCCGGGACCGGGGGCACGACCTCCTCCTTAGCCACCCCTTTCTGGCCGAGAAGACCCTCTTCGCCCTTCCTCCGGAGCGGGCCCGGAGGCTCCTGTGGGAGGCGGGCCGCCTGGACGTGTCCTACCACCCCGGGGTGCGGGTGGAGGTCCGCGCCTACGGGGGGTTCAGGGTCCTGGTGGGGGGGAGGCCGGTCCGGTTCCGGCGCAGGAAGACGGAGCTGATGCTGGCCCTCCTCCTGGAGAAGGCCTGGCGGCGGGAGGAGCTCCAGGAGGCCCTGGAGGTCTCCGGCGGGGAGTTCCGGGTCCTCTTCTCCGAGGCACTGGGCCTCCTCGAGCCCGGCCGCCCGCCCCGGGCCCCGAGCTACTTCCTTTCCGCCGACCCCTGCCGCCTCAACCCCGTCCCGGAGCTCTACGTGGACCTCTGGGACCCCGGTGCCCCCTTCGCCCCCCCGTACCTTGGCCTGGACCACCCCTTCCTGGAGGAGGCGGCCCTGGCCCGGACGGAGGCCCACCGCAAGCGCCTCCTCATGAGCCCCGACCCCCAGGACTGGCTCCAGGCCCTCCTCCTTGACCCCCTGGACGAGGAGGCCTACCTGCGCCTCCGGACCACCCCCCTGGCCCAAAGGGCGGAGGAGGTCAGAAGGGAGGCCCTGAGGGCCCTCTAA
- a CDS encoding acyl-CoA synthetase, which translates to MELNLDWLGRLAQYHPDREAVFFQGRWYTYRELYERARRAAGALRALGVAGKDRVGVLAHNHLDLLSLYFSAPFLGHILTPFNTRLSLEELKALYAYTRPRVLFYGEGFEALALALDGKALPLSALEGPLVEGKVQAGLEDPALLLFTGGTTGLPKGALIPYRQLLVNAIQTVMAWGLTREDRYIQATPMFHAALNVLTTPLLYLGGKVLIQERFDPGEYLAWVEAHRVSLLFLVPTMFQMLSEHPRFAATDLASVRFAISGGAPCPAPVRVAFRRRGVRFKQGYGLTECGVNCFTIELEEAEAYPESVGRPMPHLEARLVKEDGSPAGRGEAGELWLKGPVVMLGYFERPEEDAKVFVEEEGGRWLRTGDLALKDEEGRFYIVGRRKEMFISGGENVFPVEVERALYDHPAVLECAVLGMPDPRWGEVGWAFVVLRPGARVDEEELRAFLKARLAGYKVPKRFVFLDELPKSGPGKILKEELRRRYG; encoded by the coding sequence ATGGAGCTCAACCTGGACTGGCTGGGGCGGCTCGCCCAGTACCACCCGGACCGGGAGGCGGTCTTCTTCCAGGGAAGGTGGTACACCTACCGGGAGCTGTACGAGCGGGCGCGCCGGGCGGCGGGGGCCCTCCGGGCCCTGGGGGTGGCCGGGAAGGACCGGGTGGGCGTCCTGGCCCACAACCACCTGGACCTCCTCTCCCTCTACTTCTCCGCCCCCTTTTTGGGGCACATCCTGACCCCCTTCAACACCCGGCTCTCCCTGGAGGAGCTCAAGGCCCTTTACGCCTACACCCGGCCCCGGGTCCTGTTCTACGGGGAGGGGTTTGAGGCCCTGGCCCTGGCCCTGGACGGGAAGGCCCTCCCCTTGAGCGCCCTGGAGGGGCCCCTGGTGGAAGGGAAGGTGCAGGCGGGCCTCGAGGACCCCGCCCTCCTCCTCTTCACCGGGGGGACGACCGGCCTGCCCAAGGGGGCCCTCATCCCCTACCGGCAGCTCCTGGTCAACGCCATCCAGACGGTCATGGCCTGGGGCCTGACCCGGGAGGACCGGTACATCCAGGCCACCCCCATGTTCCACGCCGCCCTAAACGTCCTGACCACCCCCCTGCTCTACCTGGGGGGGAAGGTGCTGATCCAGGAGCGGTTTGACCCCGGGGAGTACCTGGCCTGGGTGGAGGCGCACAGGGTAAGCCTCCTCTTCCTGGTGCCCACCATGTTCCAGATGCTCTCCGAGCACCCCCGCTTCGCGGCCACCGACCTGGCCTCGGTCCGCTTCGCCATCTCCGGGGGGGCCCCCTGCCCGGCCCCGGTGCGGGTGGCCTTCCGGAGGCGGGGGGTGCGGTTCAAGCAGGGCTACGGCCTCACGGAGTGCGGGGTGAACTGCTTCACCATTGAGCTGGAGGAGGCGGAAGCCTACCCCGAGAGCGTGGGCCGGCCCATGCCCCACCTCGAGGCCCGCCTGGTCAAGGAGGACGGAAGCCCGGCCGGGCGGGGCGAGGCGGGGGAGCTCTGGCTCAAGGGGCCGGTGGTGATGCTGGGCTACTTTGAGCGGCCCGAGGAGGACGCCAAGGTCTTCGTGGAGGAGGAGGGCGGGCGCTGGCTTAGGACCGGGGACCTGGCCCTGAAGGACGAGGAGGGGCGGTTCTACATCGTGGGGCGCAGGAAGGAGATGTTCATCTCGGGGGGAGAGAACGTCTTCCCGGTGGAGGTGGAGCGGGCCCTTTACGACCACCCGGCGGTCCTGGAGTGCGCGGTCCTGGGGATGCCCGACCCCAGGTGGGGGGAGGTGGGGTGGGCCTTCGTGGTCCTGAGGCCGGGGGCCCGGGTGGACGAGGAGGAGCTCAGGGCCTTCCTAAAAGCCCGGCTCGCGGGCTACAAGGTGCCCAAGCGGTTCGTCTTCCTGGACGAGCTCCCCAAGTCTGGCCCCGGGAAGATCCTGAAGGAGGAGCTGAGG
- a CDS encoding 3-oxoacyl-ACP synthase translates to MYLRGLGVYLPRGRIHSREIAERSGLPEWVVREKLGILEKPVPGPEDHPAQMALWAAEKALEEARVPRDRVGAVLSIVEEHKDYPVWATAPYLAHRLGLPGGLGMDLNQKCASFMGALEVARGLFATRKDLEHLLIAGGYRNGDLVDYRDEAVRFMYDLAPGGAAALVSREGPGLRVLGLAHRMDPSLALMVKVPVGGTRAPLRPETLGEYRLRVEDPAYMKARLDATSLPTFKAVVEEALAEAGYTLRDLDFLGVLHMKPSAHRGLLEALGLSEAQSLYLDRHGHLGQLDPILILDLARKEGRVRPGSLIGLVAAGVGYFYGAAVLRWEEG, encoded by the coding sequence ATGTACCTGCGCGGACTGGGTGTCTACCTGCCTCGAGGCCGGATCCACAGCCGGGAGATCGCCGAGCGGTCGGGCCTGCCCGAGTGGGTGGTGCGGGAAAAGCTGGGCATCCTGGAGAAGCCCGTCCCCGGCCCCGAGGACCACCCCGCCCAGATGGCCCTCTGGGCGGCGGAGAAGGCCCTGGAGGAGGCCCGGGTGCCCCGGGACCGGGTGGGGGCGGTCCTCTCCATCGTGGAGGAGCACAAGGACTACCCGGTCTGGGCCACCGCCCCCTACCTGGCCCACCGCCTGGGCCTTCCCGGCGGGCTGGGGATGGACCTAAACCAGAAGTGCGCCTCCTTCATGGGGGCGCTGGAGGTGGCCCGGGGCCTGTTCGCCACCCGGAAGGACCTGGAGCACCTCCTCATCGCGGGCGGATACCGGAACGGCGACCTGGTGGACTACCGGGACGAGGCGGTGCGGTTCATGTACGACCTGGCCCCGGGCGGGGCGGCCGCCCTGGTCTCCCGGGAGGGGCCGGGGCTGCGGGTCCTGGGCCTGGCCCACCGCATGGACCCCAGCCTCGCCCTCATGGTCAAGGTGCCCGTGGGGGGGACGCGCGCCCCCCTGCGGCCCGAAACCCTGGGCGAGTACCGTTTGCGGGTGGAGGACCCGGCCTACATGAAGGCCCGGCTGGACGCCACCTCCTTACCCACCTTTAAGGCGGTGGTGGAGGAGGCGTTGGCGGAGGCGGGGTACACCCTGCGCGACCTGGACTTCCTGGGCGTCCTCCACATGAAGCCCTCGGCCCACCGGGGCCTCCTGGAGGCCCTGGGGCTTTCCGAGGCGCAGAGCCTCTACCTGGACCGCCACGGCCACCTGGGCCAGCTGGACCCCATCCTGATCCTGGACCTGGCGCGGAAGGAGGGGAGGGTCCGGCCCGGGAGCCTGATCGGCCTGGTGGCCGCGGGCGTGGGGTACTTCTATGGGGCAGCGGTCCTGCGCTGGGAGGAGGGGTGA